The proteins below come from a single Ptychodera flava strain L36383 chromosome 6, AS_Pfla_20210202, whole genome shotgun sequence genomic window:
- the LOC139135932 gene encoding galanin receptor 2a-like, which produces MDYPIDLLFNGDYGNLSNSNHSSNGTHPFLVFGPPFYDSSFQNLLNDMVLGIAVFGILANLSFMFVMARVPQIRTVTNLYMLNLSIADITFLIAMTTHNILLLYLMYEVKDPTSSCIAVNAILALPTYASVFTIALVAIDRYIAICYPMKAKKMNNKRQALKIVALIWLLAATFVTQIALTCVVFTNAMVITSLILQLGPFLISMFTVIVLYMLIVRQMSKRTMSTTTKDLQSSARKEKRQVITVLIVATLVFFLCVFPYQLKTLFEVMIILQINIPMSFSAFQILTSVTHMLLFVNAAVNPIIYKIFSSKYRLAFLEAFMCYKCVRTIPRLRRSSMSHSSNYSTSERLRDYRIRSMTTNGHGKVKANGTWL; this is translated from the coding sequence ATGGATTATCCAATTGACTTGCTGTTTAATGGGGACTATGGAAATCTTTCCAACTCAAACCACTCAAGCAATGGCACTCATCCATTCTTGGTGTTTGGACCACCATTTTATGATTccagttttcaaaatttactcaaTGACATGGTTCTGGGCATTGCCGTCTTTGGCATTCTGGCGAACCTGTCTTTCATGTTCGTTATGGCCCGTGTTCCTCAAATCAGAACTGTGACCAATCTGTACATGCTCAATCTCAGCATTGCGGACATCACCTTCCTGATCGCCATGACAACCCACAACATCCTGCTTCTCTACCTGATGTACGAAGTGAAGGATCCGACTTCATCGTGTATTGCTGTTAATGCGATTCTGGCACTTCCAACGTATGCATCTGTATTCACCATTGCATTGGTGGCCATTGACAGGTACATTGCAATCTGCTATCCAATGAAAGCCAAGAAAATGAACAACAAGAGACAAGCCCTGAAGATTGTTGCACTGATATGGCTTTTGGCAGCTACGTTTGTAACCCAGATTGCCCTGACATGTGTTGTGTTCACCAATGCCATGGTCATTACCAGTCTAATCCTACAATTAGGACCATTTCTTATATCCATGTTCACAGTCATAGTGCTCTACATGCTGATTGTGAGACAGATGTCAAAGAGGACGATGTCCACAACCACAAAAGATCTTCAGTCGAGTGCAAGAAAGGAAAAGCGTCAAGTCATCACTGTGCTCATTGTAGCAACATTGGTTTTCTTCTTGTGTGTGTTCCCGTATCAACTGAAGACTTTGTTTGAGGTGATGATAATCTTGCAAATCAACATACCAATGTCCTTTTCTGCTTTTCAAATTCTGACATCAGTGACTCACATGCTACTGTTTGTTAATGCCGCCGTCAATCCAATTATTTACAAGATTTTTAGCAGCAAGTATAGACTGGCTTTCTTGGAGGCGTTCATGTGCTACAAGTGTGTACGGACCATACCAAGGCTCCGACGTTCAAGCATGTCACATTCTTCAAACTACTCGACATCTGAGAGGTTGAGAGACTATCGCATTAGATCCATGACAACGAATGGTCATGGAAAAGTGAAAGCCAATGGCACTTGGCTTtga